Proteins encoded within one genomic window of Thioploca ingrica:
- a CDS encoding PilT protein domain-containing protein produces the protein MNYLLDTNIISAILKQNHQVLIKVRLAQRLGKKIFMSSITYYEIKRGLLVSQASQKLDLFNQLLIDCEIIGIDSERVLDKAATIYAHLKRQGELLPDADILIAATAQSHHLILVTDDSHFNRIGELRLENWIRK, from the coding sequence ATGAACTATTTATTAGACACCAATATTATCTCTGCTATTTTAAAACAAAATCATCAAGTGTTAATTAAAGTTCGGCTGGCACAACGTTTAGGTAAAAAAATCTTCATGAGTTCGATAACTTACTATGAAATTAAACGTGGGTTGCTGGTAAGTCAAGCTAGTCAGAAACTCGATTTATTCAATCAGCTACTAATTGATTGTGAAATAATCGGCATTGATAGTGAAAGAGTTTTAGATAAAGCCGCCACGATTTATGCTCACTTAAAGCGTCAAGGCGAATTATTACCCGATGCAGACATTTTGATTGCGGCTACTGCACAGTCACATCACTTAATTTTAGTCACTGACGATAGTCATTTTAATCGAATTGGTGAATTACGATTAGAAAATTGGATAAGAAAATAA
- a CDS encoding CHU large protein — translation MNIPIRLISGLFFSLFIPIGLAAPPNDNLNTALTIKTLPYTHQQDTVDASNEANEVAPRCSTEAKNSVWYQYAPTSNQDIVFNTLGSSYDTVLSVWQGKTHPLTPISCNDENSSTPQSQVRVHLEKDTTYYLNVSGYTGDSGTLILNAELVNKLTNNNRDKAIKIVPNTDLFYSHTQATEGASIEAGEAVASCAQREISGTVWYEYTPHTQQPTQRVVFNTIGSDYNTVLSVWANNNNSLTEIACNDDNAMPQSQLAVELEPKKTYYINVATAQSSIASNPTGLLIFNMTPTPANDDKANAISITEPFPYNQVQYTGGATLETGELVPTCSPEATASVWYLFTPSIPYDDGVTFSTAGSGYDTVLSIWQAQGSSLVELGCNDNSMATEQSNTSQVTVPVTKDVNYYVDISGANGEMGNLIFQVNKSLGRDFNIAQQPQNQSISSNQTATLTVELNNLEGQHIVEGGTPGEQWGAFVALPINYQWYQGQSGDTSTPVGTSYIFTTSPLTTTTPYWVRISNPTGSVDSEMAKVIVDGIDTLPPTTNGIGIDPQYSNISTTANFTGQITSLTTGLSGNDMKIRQPEIISVNSVVDVDPNHMGQDAEIVIVGVYTNSVAQNAYMRNGDNWEIWDWNIANLAAAEPAKTLADKIDITVFNGSLAGMPGHFTGYVGYRLQNGNIFYSGKPMTLVVE, via the coding sequence ATGAATATTCCAATAAGGTTAATCAGCGGATTGTTCTTTTCCCTGTTCATTCCGATTGGATTAGCCGCGCCTCCCAATGATAATTTAAATACTGCACTGACTATCAAAACTCTCCCTTACACCCACCAACAAGATACTGTGGATGCCAGTAACGAAGCCAATGAGGTTGCACCTCGATGTTCAACTGAAGCAAAGAACAGTGTTTGGTATCAATATGCGCCAACGAGTAATCAAGATATTGTCTTTAATACATTAGGTTCAAGTTATGATACGGTACTTTCAGTTTGGCAGGGTAAAACCCATCCATTAACCCCAATCAGTTGTAATGATGAGAACAGCAGTACTCCACAATCGCAAGTGCGAGTCCATTTAGAAAAAGACACAACCTATTACCTTAATGTTAGCGGCTATACCGGTGACAGTGGTACACTGATTTTAAACGCGGAATTAGTTAATAAACTCACCAACAACAATCGGGACAAGGCAATAAAAATTGTGCCCAATACCGACTTATTTTATAGTCATACCCAAGCTACAGAAGGCGCCAGTATCGAAGCTGGGGAGGCTGTGGCAAGTTGTGCGCAACGAGAGATTTCAGGTACGGTATGGTATGAATATACACCACATACACAACAGCCAACCCAACGAGTTGTTTTTAATACCATTGGTTCCGATTATAATACCGTTTTGTCGGTATGGGCCAATAATAATAACTCGCTGACTGAAATCGCTTGTAATGATGATAATGCCATGCCTCAATCGCAACTGGCGGTGGAATTAGAACCCAAAAAAACTTACTATATCAATGTAGCTACTGCTCAGAGTAGTATTGCCTCTAATCCCACTGGACTTCTCATCTTCAATATGACACCAACGCCAGCAAACGATGACAAAGCCAATGCGATTTCCATTACCGAACCTTTTCCTTATAACCAAGTTCAATACACCGGTGGTGCCACCCTGGAAACGGGTGAATTAGTTCCAACTTGTTCTCCAGAGGCGACGGCGAGTGTTTGGTATCTGTTTACACCCAGTATTCCTTACGACGATGGCGTCACTTTCTCCACGGCAGGTTCTGGTTACGATACGGTTCTCTCTATCTGGCAAGCTCAAGGTTCTTCCTTAGTGGAACTCGGTTGCAATGATAATTCGATGGCTACTGAACAAAGTAATACCTCCCAAGTGACTGTTCCGGTGACTAAAGACGTGAATTACTATGTTGATATCAGCGGAGCAAACGGAGAAATGGGTAATCTCATTTTTCAAGTTAATAAAAGTCTCGGCAGAGATTTTAATATCGCGCAGCAACCACAAAACCAGTCCATCTCTTCTAATCAAACCGCTACTTTAACAGTAGAATTAAATAACTTGGAAGGTCAACACATCGTTGAAGGTGGAACGCCTGGAGAGCAATGGGGAGCTTTTGTCGCGCTGCCGATCAATTATCAATGGTATCAAGGACAAAGTGGTGACACCAGTACCCCGGTGGGCACAAGCTATATTTTCACAACGTCACCCTTAACCACAACAACTCCTTATTGGGTACGGATTAGTAATCCAACCGGTAGCGTAGATAGTGAGATGGCTAAGGTTATCGTCGATGGAATTGATACCCTCCCTCCCACTACCAATGGTATAGGGATTGACCCACAATATAGCAATATTTCCACTACGGCTAACTTTACCGGACAGATTACCTCACTGACCACCGGTTTAAGTGGTAACGATATGAAAATACGACAACCCGAAATAATCTCAGTAAACTCGGTTGTCGACGTCGATCCCAATCATATGGGTCAAGACGCTGAAATTGTTATAGTTGGCGTTTATACCAATTCAGTTGCTCAAAACGCCTACATGAGAAATGGTGATAATTGGGAAATATGGGATTGGAACATAGCCAATTTAGCAGCGGCAGAACCAGCCAAGACTTTAGCCGATAAAATAGACATTACTGTTTTTAACGGGTCACTCGCCGGTATGCCAGGTCACTTCACTGGCTATGTAGGATATCGTTTGCAGAACGGTAATATTTTCTACAGCGGTAAACCGATGACACTTGTAGTAGAATAA
- a CDS encoding PEP-CTERM putative exosortase interaction domain-containing protein: MHKQPLPRTELRQAILKCLIVSSASLTLAMGASPLMAGNMDAIFTAPPTTCDYIYGVNDALLNDSQILRIDPRNNYQIEQIGPTHYGYDIEALDVSATGEIYGASGDNTADVTKAGYLYKIDPVNGDLTEIGPTGFAEIDGLSFNPADGSLWGWAQDAGLIKFALPSSIAQLVIARPGEMEDLTWNNDGTILYVVENLHGGSSPSISYTAGMATLPEPGGDNNVPHELFAYDVLTNTLNEICHNVIGSLGEIEALEMAEDGSLVLGYHNSNNKPILATIDPVTCAITPIADPSYHVTADAPYDDIEALGVCAPCPNPPSTEWEYAKDSFKDATGYPALEIYGMAIKQEGDTLIVAINAGMPATGWNVPDNLAGRHKVEDGNISLSDFVMDFNGKKYAVRFAPDNDSALPAGEVGLYTKPELIDVTKQNYGHTRLDTYLTIIGPEATMADLKLPTNYFEMKGFRDLEMSIGTATKVPGDNYQDLTEAQLKAMGLNFEVGLHLTKHEKLGLYTYGFSFTKPADMVGRFVAYTFTECSNDGIAIVGDLPHC; encoded by the coding sequence ATGCATAAGCAACCTCTACCTAGAACTGAATTACGACAAGCCATATTAAAATGTCTAATCGTCAGTAGTGCGTCTTTGACCCTGGCTATGGGCGCTAGCCCATTGATGGCGGGAAATATGGACGCAATATTCACAGCTCCGCCAACAACTTGTGATTACATTTATGGTGTGAATGATGCCCTGTTAAATGATTCACAGATACTTAGAATAGATCCCCGTAATAACTATCAAATTGAACAAATTGGTCCAACTCATTATGGTTATGATATAGAAGCTCTAGATGTTTCTGCTACTGGAGAAATTTATGGTGCGTCTGGAGATAACACTGCAGATGTGACGAAAGCAGGATATCTTTATAAAATTGATCCTGTCAACGGCGATTTAACTGAAATTGGTCCTACCGGCTTTGCGGAGATAGATGGTCTCTCTTTCAATCCTGCTGATGGGAGCTTGTGGGGATGGGCACAAGATGCGGGTTTGATTAAGTTTGCGCTTCCTTCAAGTATAGCGCAATTGGTCATCGCCCGCCCGGGAGAAATGGAAGATCTGACTTGGAATAATGATGGCACTATACTTTATGTCGTGGAAAATCTGCATGGAGGTTCGAGCCCTTCTATTTCTTACACGGCGGGTATGGCTACCCTGCCTGAGCCAGGAGGTGATAATAATGTACCACATGAATTATTTGCTTATGACGTATTAACCAATACACTGAATGAAATTTGTCACAACGTGATAGGCTCACTAGGAGAAATTGAGGCGCTAGAAATGGCTGAAGATGGCTCTTTAGTGCTCGGCTATCATAACAGTAATAATAAGCCAATTTTAGCAACAATTGACCCAGTGACTTGTGCAATCACTCCGATAGCGGATCCCAGTTACCACGTGACTGCCGACGCACCTTATGATGATATAGAAGCACTTGGCGTGTGTGCACCTTGTCCAAATCCTCCCTCTACGGAGTGGGAGTATGCCAAGGATTCCTTTAAGGATGCCACCGGGTACCCAGCACTGGAGATTTATGGCATGGCTATAAAACAAGAGGGGGACACGCTTATAGTAGCTATTAATGCCGGTATGCCAGCCACAGGCTGGAATGTTCCTGATAATTTGGCCGGCCGTCACAAAGTCGAGGATGGAAATATCTCATTAAGTGATTTCGTTATGGATTTTAACGGTAAAAAATATGCCGTTCGTTTCGCACCCGACAATGATTCCGCTTTACCAGCAGGAGAAGTGGGTCTATATACAAAACCTGAATTGATAGACGTTACCAAGCAAAATTATGGTCACACTCGGCTTGATACTTATTTGACGATTATTGGTCCTGAAGCCACAATGGCTGATCTTAAATTGCCTACTAATTACTTTGAAATGAAGGGTTTTCGAGATCTTGAGATGTCAATTGGAACAGCTACCAAAGTGCCAGGGGATAACTACCAAGACTTAACTGAAGCACAACTCAAAGCGATGGGTCTTAATTTTGAAGTTGGTTTACATCTTACCAAGCATGAAAAACTTGGTCTTTATACTTATGGATTTAGCTTTACCAAGCCAGCAGATATGGTTGGTCGGTTCGTCGCCTATACCTTTACTGAATGTAGTAATGATGGTATTGCTATCGTAGGCGATTTACCCCATTGCTGA
- a CDS encoding ribosomal RNA small subunit methyltransferase RsmB: MDARSAATQILTQVIGERRSLSHCLETQLPLLKDSRERALAQELCYGVLRWLPRLQALLNCLLHKPLRTKDDDIQVLLLIGLYQHLYLQIPPYAATAATVEVTRTLKKDWASGLVNAILRHFQRQREQLLEQIDVNLSVKFAHPPWLLERLQTSWPHHWESLLQANNSHPPVTLRVNARCLSREAYLAHLQQANIVAELTPYTDYGVTIQQLPVTLDLEEKLNLLKFVPDKMGNWITHLPGFNQGWVSVQDGAAQLAAPLLDVPVGARVLDACAAPGGKTAHLLEHYNNIGTLFALDNQSARIKKLEDTLRRLQLTATIRCADATQPHTWWDGNPFERILLDVPCSASGVIRRHPDIKYLRQPSDITMLSDQQQRLLEALWPLLKPGGKLLYVTCSVFAEENELQIEKFLTTQADAYENRLVAPWGHALSRGRQILPGENNADGFYYACLTKTT; the protein is encoded by the coding sequence ATGGATGCTCGTAGCGCAGCAACCCAAATATTAACTCAAGTGATTGGCGAACGACGTTCTTTATCTCATTGTTTGGAAACGCAACTTCCCTTATTAAAGGATTCTCGTGAACGAGCATTGGCCCAAGAACTGTGTTATGGCGTGTTACGTTGGCTTCCCCGACTGCAGGCATTATTGAACTGCTTATTGCATAAACCACTTCGGACTAAAGATGATGATATTCAAGTTTTATTATTGATAGGCTTATATCAACACCTTTATTTACAGATTCCGCCTTATGCCGCGACGGCTGCAACAGTCGAGGTAACCCGTACTTTGAAAAAAGACTGGGCTAGTGGCTTAGTTAATGCCATATTGCGCCATTTTCAGCGACAACGGGAACAATTACTTGAGCAAATAGATGTTAATTTGAGTGTAAAATTCGCACATCCACCTTGGTTACTCGAACGTCTACAAACAAGTTGGCCACATCATTGGGAAAGCTTATTGCAGGCTAATAATAGCCATCCGCCGGTAACCTTACGAGTGAATGCACGTTGTTTATCGCGGGAAGCTTATTTAGCACATTTACAGCAAGCCAATATCGTAGCGGAATTAACTCCTTACACTGATTATGGGGTTACCATTCAGCAACTGCCAGTGACTTTAGATTTAGAAGAAAAGCTTAACCTGCTAAAATTCGTACCCGATAAAATGGGAAACTGGATTACTCATTTACCGGGTTTTAACCAAGGTTGGGTATCCGTACAAGATGGTGCTGCACAATTAGCCGCCCCTTTACTGGATGTCCCCGTTGGCGCACGAGTATTGGATGCTTGTGCGGCACCCGGTGGTAAAACTGCCCATCTATTAGAACACTATAACAATATAGGTACCTTATTCGCTTTAGATAATCAGTCCGCGAGAATCAAGAAATTAGAAGATACTTTGCGGCGGTTACAGTTAACTGCAACTATCCGTTGTGCTGATGCGACCCAACCTCACACTTGGTGGGATGGTAACCCCTTTGAGCGAATTTTACTGGATGTCCCTTGTTCTGCCAGTGGTGTTATTCGCCGCCATCCTGACATCAAATATTTACGTCAGCCTAGCGATATCACTATGTTAAGCGATCAACAACAACGTTTGCTCGAAGCATTATGGCCTTTACTTAAACCTGGAGGAAAATTGTTGTACGTGACGTGTTCGGTTTTTGCTGAGGAAAATGAGTTACAAATTGAAAAATTTTTAACGACACAAGCGGATGCCTATGAAAACCGATTAGTTGCGCCATGGGGTCATGCCTTATCGAGAGGCAGACAAATTCTACCCGGTGAAAATAATGCCGATGGTTTTTATTATGCTTGTTTAACTAAAACCACTTGA
- a CDS encoding proline rich signal peptide protein: MIDFIKFMREIARFISLKLILIGLSLLLLSNLVYGEFSINYAQTRLVDNLYLLDAQLNYELPEVPLEALQNGVALTFVITILVERERWYLWDERIAALKQRYQLKYHAFSKQYVLTYLNTGIQETFPTLEAILTQLGQLEDFPLLDKHLVEANEVYWVHLQTYLDIESLPVPLRPIAYLSSQWRLNSNWYLCPLQSPKSEPG, from the coding sequence ATGATTGATTTTATAAAATTCATGAGAGAAATTGCTCGGTTTATCTCTCTCAAATTGATATTAATCGGCTTAAGCCTATTACTATTATCCAATTTAGTTTATGGAGAATTTTCAATCAATTATGCTCAAACTCGGTTAGTCGATAATTTGTATTTATTAGATGCACAATTAAATTATGAACTGCCAGAAGTCCCTCTAGAAGCCTTGCAAAATGGAGTAGCACTGACCTTTGTTATCACCATTTTAGTCGAGCGGGAACGTTGGTATCTGTGGGATGAACGCATTGCCGCATTGAAACAGCGTTATCAACTTAAATATCATGCTTTTAGCAAACAGTATGTTCTCACTTATTTGAATACCGGTATTCAAGAAACTTTTCCTACTTTAGAAGCGATTTTAACTCAATTGGGCCAGTTGGAAGATTTTCCTTTATTAGATAAACATTTGGTTGAAGCGAATGAAGTTTATTGGGTTCATTTACAAACTTATTTAGATATTGAATCTTTACCGGTTCCTTTACGTCCTATCGCCTATCTTTCTTCACAATGGCGCTTAAATAGCAATTGGTATTTATGTCCTTTACAGTCTCCCAAATCAGAACCGGGTTAA
- a CDS encoding signal transduction histidine kinase involved in nitrogen fixation and metabolism regulation, with product MSFTVSQIRTGLNISVTIAFFGTLLGSLLMIAEALRNSEHFEHLYSILLLINAGALFGLLTLVSLNVHALLRQVYKGRAGARLTMRLVSLMVILSTVPVLIVYYFSLEFVNQRLDNWFNVNIEIALELSRAALNDRLSEAFKQANAIANEITLLEDNVLAIQLNELRNQSGALELTLLATNGQIIASSSADTSQLLPHRLDENLLLQFKRRSDYISSEPLLEQGLIRVILKLGQDHQDRILYALFFMTDRVRELARNVEAYKERAYLHQPFKLSLNLVLSLVLLLSLFGAVWMALFAARRFVEPLSHLAEGTQAVAEGNYEKQLPVSQLDELGFLVQSFNEMTKKIAQARNEVESSQQLAESQRIYLETVLEHLSSGVIAFDHQHCLRTANAAADQILGLPLTQLLSNTLIQLQNDYPMLCSLCTAIQPYLKNHAQNWREEMTFFGNTGRKILICRGTRLQLSSTAGYQEGYVVVFDDVTALVTAQRAAAWSEVARRLAHEIKNPLTPIQLSAERLRHKYLPRLSASEADILDRMTHTIIQQVEAMKEMVNAFADYAKTPVMQRRTFDLNELIREVLDLYHHIPIPMTTQLAEIPLIWADRGHLRQVLHNLLKNALEVPANDNAITITTRYLTESSFECIELRIQDQGPGIPAELQEQVFEPYFTTKSKGTGLGLAIVKKIIEEQGGIVWIENHPGACIIIRLPLGTEVLPVN from the coding sequence ATGTCCTTTACAGTCTCCCAAATCAGAACCGGGTTAAATATCAGTGTCACTATCGCTTTTTTTGGAACGCTGTTGGGTTCCTTATTGATGATTGCTGAGGCACTCAGAAATTCTGAACATTTTGAACATTTATATTCAATTTTATTACTGATCAATGCGGGTGCATTATTTGGTTTATTAACTTTAGTTAGCCTGAATGTACACGCTTTGCTGCGTCAAGTTTATAAAGGCAGAGCCGGGGCGCGACTTACTATGCGCTTGGTGAGTTTGATGGTGATACTCTCTACAGTCCCGGTACTGATTGTTTATTATTTCTCTTTAGAATTCGTCAATCAACGTTTAGATAATTGGTTCAATGTGAATATAGAAATCGCTTTAGAGTTAAGTCGTGCTGCGCTTAATGACCGCCTGAGTGAAGCTTTCAAACAAGCCAATGCCATTGCCAATGAAATAACCCTGCTGGAAGATAATGTTTTGGCTATACAATTAAACGAATTACGCAATCAGAGCGGTGCTTTAGAATTAACCTTATTAGCCACTAATGGGCAAATTATTGCTTCAAGTAGTGCTGATACCAGCCAATTATTGCCACATCGTCTCGATGAAAACCTATTACTGCAATTCAAACGCCGTAGCGACTATATTAGTTCAGAACCCCTGTTAGAACAAGGCTTAATTCGGGTCATTCTCAAATTAGGACAAGATCATCAAGACCGGATACTCTATGCGTTATTTTTCATGACAGATCGCGTGCGTGAATTAGCTAGAAACGTGGAAGCCTATAAAGAACGTGCTTATTTGCATCAGCCCTTCAAACTCAGTTTAAACTTGGTGTTATCTTTAGTGTTACTCCTCAGTTTATTTGGTGCAGTGTGGATGGCGCTGTTTGCTGCCCGTCGTTTTGTTGAACCTTTAAGTCACTTGGCGGAAGGAACTCAAGCGGTAGCGGAGGGTAATTATGAAAAACAATTGCCGGTTAGCCAATTAGATGAATTGGGTTTTTTAGTTCAATCTTTTAATGAAATGACTAAAAAAATTGCTCAAGCCCGTAATGAAGTCGAAAGTAGTCAACAGTTAGCAGAGAGTCAACGGATTTATTTAGAGACGGTGCTTGAGCATTTATCGTCTGGGGTTATTGCTTTTGATCACCAACATTGTTTACGAACCGCTAACGCCGCCGCTGATCAAATTTTAGGGTTACCTTTGACTCAATTACTTAGCAATACCCTGATTCAGTTACAAAATGATTACCCCATGTTGTGCTCTTTGTGTACAGCTATTCAGCCCTATTTAAAGAATCATGCTCAAAATTGGCGAGAAGAGATGACTTTCTTTGGTAACACCGGTCGCAAAATTTTAATTTGTCGAGGGACTCGATTACAACTGTCGTCAACCGCCGGGTATCAAGAAGGATATGTCGTGGTATTTGACGATGTGACTGCTTTAGTCACCGCTCAACGTGCGGCTGCTTGGAGTGAGGTTGCCCGTCGGTTAGCTCACGAAATCAAAAATCCTTTAACCCCCATTCAGCTTTCTGCCGAACGGTTACGGCATAAGTATTTACCTCGCTTGTCAGCAAGCGAAGCGGATATTTTAGATCGGATGACACATACCATTATCCAACAAGTTGAAGCGATGAAAGAAATGGTCAATGCTTTTGCAGATTATGCTAAAACCCCCGTTATGCAGCGGCGTACTTTCGATCTTAATGAATTAATTAGGGAAGTACTTGATTTATATCATCACATTCCCATTCCAATGACGACTCAGTTAGCAGAAATACCGCTCATTTGGGCTGACCGTGGACATCTACGGCAGGTGTTACACAATCTCCTCAAAAATGCGCTGGAGGTACCGGCTAACGATAATGCTATCACGATTACAACCCGTTATTTGACAGAATCAAGCTTTGAATGTATAGAATTACGTATTCAGGATCAGGGACCAGGCATCCCGGCAGAATTACAGGAGCAAGTCTTTGAACCTTATTTTACGACCAAATCTAAAGGGACTGGTCTAGGTTTAGCGATTGTGAAAAAAATTATTGAAGAACAGGGTGGGATTGTTTGGATAGAAAATCATCCCGGTGCTTGTATAATTATCCGGTTACCGCTAGGAACTGAAGTCCTGCCGGTCAATTAA
- a CDS encoding sigma-54 dependent DNA-binding response regulator, whose protein sequence is MTAHILVVDDEPAIGSLIKEILEDEGFQVSIAENGQAARQLQRELRPDLILLDIWMPDIDGITLLKEWRGSGLIDHPIIIMSGHGNIETAVEATRLGAYDFIEKPLSTSKMLITINRALEMASLQRENSGLRKHTVTEPLGHSPIMTALREQVKRINQHNTSVLISGESGSGRTLFARYIHQNSQIYTGPFVQMRVAGMSSDNQFTELFGRHESNHMARLEQANGGTLFIKDIADMDDAVQARLLNSLENQSFLPNGSTELIPLKVRVIAATGHHIEQALTAGRLQEDLYYYLNIIPLHIPPLREHCEDIPELLEFYVNLFVNQENLPYRHFTVAAQNRLRNYSWPGNVRELKNLVQRLLILGNNHQIDVEEIEQTLTPSSRPTPMGNLSIYDLPLREAREQFERTYLEHQLQEVGGNVSKVASRVGLERTHLYRKLRALDIDPKQSSKNKK, encoded by the coding sequence ATGACAGCCCATATTCTAGTCGTTGACGATGAACCGGCTATTGGTAGCCTAATAAAAGAAATCCTTGAAGACGAAGGTTTTCAAGTCAGTATTGCCGAAAATGGTCAAGCAGCTCGCCAATTACAACGGGAACTGAGACCAGATTTAATCTTACTGGATATTTGGATGCCGGATATTGATGGGATTACTTTACTCAAAGAATGGCGTGGGAGTGGTTTAATCGATCACCCGATTATCATCATGTCCGGACATGGTAATATTGAAACGGCAGTAGAAGCCACCCGGTTGGGTGCTTATGATTTTATTGAGAAACCGCTCTCAACCTCGAAAATGCTAATTACGATAAACCGTGCTCTAGAAATGGCTTCTCTACAACGAGAGAACTCTGGATTACGCAAACACACCGTCACTGAACCACTTGGGCATAGTCCAATCATGACGGCTTTACGAGAACAGGTTAAACGCATTAATCAACACAATACTAGTGTGTTAATTAGTGGTGAATCGGGTAGTGGACGTACCTTATTTGCGCGCTATATTCACCAGAATAGTCAAATATATACCGGACCTTTCGTGCAAATGCGGGTTGCCGGCATGAGTTCAGATAACCAATTTACCGAATTATTTGGTCGCCACGAAAGTAATCATATGGCCCGTTTGGAGCAAGCCAATGGTGGAACCCTATTTATTAAAGATATTGCTGATATGGATGATGCCGTACAGGCACGCTTACTAAATAGCCTAGAAAATCAATCGTTTTTACCGAATGGGAGTACTGAACTGATTCCGCTGAAAGTACGAGTGATTGCCGCCACCGGCCATCATATTGAACAAGCGCTTACCGCCGGCCGATTACAAGAGGATCTTTATTACTACCTTAATATTATCCCTTTACATATTCCACCCTTGCGTGAGCATTGTGAAGATATTCCGGAATTACTCGAATTTTACGTCAATTTATTTGTTAATCAGGAAAACCTTCCCTATCGTCATTTTACCGTAGCCGCACAAAATCGGTTGCGTAATTATTCTTGGCCGGGAAACGTGCGGGAACTGAAGAATTTAGTGCAACGGTTATTAATTTTAGGGAATAATCATCAGATTGATGTTGAAGAAATTGAACAAACTTTAACCCCTTCTTCTCGTCCAACCCCGATGGGAAATTTATCCATTTATGATTTGCCGCTGCGTGAAGCACGAGAACAATTTGAACGGACTTATTTAGAACATCAATTACAAGAGGTGGGTGGTAATGTGAGTAAAGTGGCTTCACGGGTTGGTTTAGAAAGAACCCATTTATACCGTAAATTACGTGCCCTCGATATTGATCCTAAACAGTCATCTAAAAATAAGAAGTGA